The following coding sequences are from one Longimicrobiaceae bacterium window:
- a CDS encoding methyl-accepting chemotaxis protein, which produces MLRFIRHHLSTLKGRLVLGAAALLTLIGAATWIGYATVETLTSEITTRLEAVRRSTAIGGELEAILLQQIDAGEEYVRTGDPRAAEQFADFGRSGHAITGQYKRLRDLTTPEQAQIAALEELHARMEADFALAHALRDQGRIQEANERMDSASLATRSLQTAIRNISAEQTEKMAAASATLEQMGSDRQSILLAVLTLALGLGGWIMYAAIRGIDLPLKQLMSAARQLGEGDLRVHLEEKRLLKEFAALAASFNTMASQLRTLVSETASIAEQVSASAFDLSSISEEVAASSGEVATAMVEITRGAESQSEGLQSTRCALAAMGKRTQGIAIASGEVTTLSDQIDATAAESGEQVAGALGMLLEIRGVVQASELEVRDLERASSRIDSFVETITGIARQTNLLALNAAIEAARAGEHGRGFAVVAEEVRKLADGSAGAAREVAQVVQEIRGQITRMVGTMERGSARVAGVEEVSKTAGDSLACIRQQIEDIRRAACRVAEAVASNQEALKEVEEGLAGVLETAEAHAASAEQVAAAAQEQSAATEEVSGASQQLLLTAERMKELVSGLKA; this is translated from the coding sequence ATGCTCCGCTTCATCCGTCATCACCTCTCCACGCTCAAAGGCCGGCTGGTCCTGGGAGCGGCGGCGCTCCTCACCCTGATCGGTGCCGCCACCTGGATCGGCTACGCCACCGTGGAGACGCTCACCAGCGAGATCACCACCCGCCTCGAGGCGGTACGGCGCAGCACGGCGATCGGAGGTGAGTTGGAGGCGATCCTGCTGCAGCAGATCGACGCTGGAGAAGAGTACGTTCGGACGGGTGATCCGCGGGCCGCTGAGCAGTTCGCCGACTTCGGCCGCTCGGGTCACGCAATCACCGGCCAGTACAAGCGACTGCGCGACCTCACCACGCCGGAGCAGGCGCAGATCGCCGCCCTGGAGGAGCTGCACGCCCGGATGGAGGCCGATTTCGCGCTCGCCCACGCCCTGCGCGACCAGGGACGGATCCAGGAGGCGAATGAGCGCATGGACTCGGCCTCGCTGGCCACGCGCAGCCTGCAGACCGCGATCCGCAACATCAGCGCGGAACAGACGGAGAAGATGGCCGCCGCGAGCGCGACCCTGGAGCAGATGGGGAGCGACCGTCAGTCGATCCTGCTGGCGGTGCTGACCCTCGCTCTGGGACTGGGTGGGTGGATCATGTACGCCGCCATCCGCGGCATCGATCTGCCCCTCAAGCAGCTCATGAGCGCGGCCCGCCAGCTGGGCGAGGGCGACCTCCGCGTCCATCTCGAGGAGAAGCGGCTGCTGAAGGAGTTTGCTGCGCTCGCCGCCTCCTTCAACACCATGGCCTCGCAGCTGCGCACCCTGGTATCCGAGACCGCAAGCATCGCCGAACAGGTTTCCGCCTCCGCCTTCGACCTGTCCAGCATCAGTGAGGAGGTCGCGGCCTCCAGTGGGGAGGTCGCCACCGCCATGGTGGAGATCACCCGGGGCGCGGAGAGCCAGTCCGAGGGGTTGCAGAGCACCCGCTGCGCCCTCGCGGCGATGGGCAAGCGCACGCAGGGGATCGCCATCGCGTCCGGGGAGGTGACCACACTGAGCGACCAGATCGACGCGACCGCCGCGGAGAGCGGAGAGCAGGTGGCGGGCGCGTTGGGGATGCTGCTGGAGATCCGCGGCGTGGTTCAGGCCTCGGAGCTGGAGGTGCGCGACCTGGAACGCGCCTCCTCACGGATTGATAGCTTCGTGGAGACGATCACCGGAATCGCCCGGCAGACCAACCTGCTGGCGCTCAACGCCGCGATCGAGGCCGCGCGAGCCGGTGAGCACGGACGGGGCTTCGCGGTGGTGGCCGAGGAAGTCCGGAAGCTCGCCGACGGCTCGGCGGGAGCGGCCCGGGAGGTCGCCCAGGTGGTTCAGGAGATCCGCGGGCAGATCACCCGGATGGTGGGGACGATGGAGCGCGGCTCCGCGCGCGTGGCGGGGGTGGAAGAGGTGTCCAAGACGGCCGGAGATTCGCTTGCGTGCATTCGTCAGCAGATCGAGGACATCCGCCGGGCCGCGTGCCGCGTAGCGGAGGCCGTGGCGAGCAACCAGGAGGCTCTCAAGGAAGTCGAGGAGGGGCTGGCGGGCGTCCTGGAGACGGCCGAGGCGCACGCGGCGAGCGCCGAACAGGTGGCAGCGGCCGCGCAGGAGCAGTCGGCCGCGACCGAAGAGGTCTCCGGGGCGAGCCAGCAGCTACTGCTGACAGCCGAGCGCATGAAAGAGCTGGTGAGCGGCCTGAAAGCCTAG
- a CDS encoding HAD-IA family hydrolase, producing MRIETRAVLYDFDGTLADTTELVMECYRLTMQQHLGEVPPEEEWLRGFGTPLEIQMNRFARTPEECKEMIATYRRYQETQAERLIRPFAGVLETLDALRELGMAMAIVTSRHRESTLRALDLCGITDRFPVIVSPEDVASPKPHPEPVLLALDRLGVVAEQAILVGDSPHDMAAGREAGTRTAAALWGPFPRKALESERPTYFLRRPEEVLELIDNGALQRVAAGGSAA from the coding sequence ATGAGAATCGAGACGCGCGCCGTCCTGTACGATTTCGACGGCACGCTGGCCGATACGACCGAGCTGGTGATGGAGTGCTACAGGCTCACGATGCAACAGCACCTCGGCGAAGTGCCGCCGGAGGAGGAGTGGCTGCGTGGGTTCGGCACTCCGTTGGAGATCCAGATGAATCGCTTCGCCCGCACTCCCGAGGAGTGCAAGGAGATGATCGCCACCTATCGCCGTTACCAGGAGACGCAGGCGGAGAGGCTGATCCGCCCCTTTGCCGGCGTGCTCGAGACTCTCGATGCGCTGCGGGAGCTAGGCATGGCGATGGCAATCGTCACCAGCCGGCACCGCGAGAGCACCCTGCGCGCACTGGATCTCTGCGGCATTACCGATCGTTTCCCCGTGATCGTGAGCCCGGAAGACGTCGCTTCACCCAAGCCGCACCCGGAGCCGGTCCTGTTGGCGCTGGACCGCCTCGGAGTCGTGGCCGAGCAGGCGATCTTGGTGGGTGACTCGCCTCACGACATGGCGGCCGGCCGGGAGGCAGGCACGCGGACCGCAGCGGCCCTGTGGGGGCCCTTCCCGCGCAAAGCCCTCGAATCGGAGCGCCCCACTTATTTCCTGAGGCGGCCGGAAGAGGTCCTCGAGCTGATCGATAACGGCGCACTCCAGCGGGTCGCCGCGGGCGGAAGCGCTGCGTGA
- the infA gene encoding translation initiation factor IF-1, which produces MAKEAIEMQGTVTEVLPDTNFRVQLENGHEVLAYISGRMRKNYIRILEGDRVTVELSPYDLRRGRITYRFK; this is translated from the coding sequence TTGGCGAAAGAAGCAATCGAGATGCAGGGTACCGTCACGGAGGTCCTGCCGGATACCAACTTCCGTGTGCAGCTCGAAAACGGGCATGAGGTGCTCGCCTACATCTCCGGCCGGATGCGCAAGAACTACATCCGGATCCTCGAAGGCGACCGCGTGACCGTGGAGCTATCCCCCTACGATCTCCGCCGCGGCCGCATCACCTACCGGTTCAAGTAG
- a CDS encoding saccharopine dehydrogenase C-terminal domain-containing protein translates to MRMLVLGAGQQGSACAYDLLTHSDAEVVLADRELPGRLPSFLAAFQDTRLKLVRVDADDPGSVDRVMEGADATLCALPYYLNLPMMEAAIAAGSHFCDLGGNTEIVLRQKKRSAQARERGVSAVADCGLAPGMVNILAEKGIRSLDRVRSVRILVGGLPQRPEPPLGYQVVYSLEGVIDYYTSLSWVLREGRLQRREALSEVEELEFPGAGRLEAFHTAGGLSLMAQRYEGVVESMEYKTLRYPGHAMVMRVIRDLGLFDREPVEVGGVRVAPRDLFLAVAGPRLRRDPAESPDLVAMRVEVTGEKGGEERTLRWDLLDHYDPRTGITAMMRTTGFSLAITALLQVEGAVAPGVWTADEAIPADPYVAALRERGIEVRQTSA, encoded by the coding sequence ATGCGCATGCTCGTGTTGGGCGCTGGTCAGCAGGGCTCCGCCTGCGCGTACGACTTGCTGACGCACAGCGACGCTGAAGTGGTCCTGGCCGATCGGGAACTCCCCGGCAGACTCCCTTCCTTTCTCGCTGCTTTTCAGGATACCAGGCTGAAGCTGGTTCGTGTCGACGCGGATGACCCGGGCAGCGTGGATCGGGTGATGGAGGGCGCCGACGCCACCCTCTGTGCCCTGCCGTACTACCTCAACCTGCCGATGATGGAGGCGGCAATCGCCGCGGGCTCACACTTCTGCGACCTGGGTGGGAACACGGAGATCGTGCTGCGCCAGAAGAAGCGCAGTGCGCAGGCGCGGGAGCGAGGGGTGAGCGCCGTCGCCGACTGCGGATTGGCCCCGGGGATGGTGAACATCCTGGCCGAAAAGGGCATTCGCAGCCTTGACCGGGTGCGGTCGGTACGGATCCTGGTCGGCGGCCTCCCGCAGCGCCCGGAACCCCCGCTCGGATACCAGGTGGTGTACAGCCTGGAAGGGGTGATCGATTACTACACCAGCCTCTCGTGGGTCCTGCGTGAGGGGCGGCTGCAGCGCAGGGAGGCCCTCTCGGAGGTGGAAGAGCTGGAGTTCCCCGGAGCGGGGCGGCTGGAAGCATTCCACACGGCGGGCGGCCTTTCCCTCATGGCCCAGCGCTACGAGGGGGTGGTCGAGTCGATGGAGTACAAGACCCTCCGCTACCCCGGGCATGCCATGGTGATGCGGGTGATCCGCGACCTGGGGCTGTTTGACCGGGAGCCTGTCGAAGTGGGGGGCGTGAGGGTCGCGCCGCGCGATCTCTTCCTCGCCGTGGCGGGTCCCCGCCTGCGCAGAGACCCGGCCGAAAGCCCGGATCTGGTGGCGATGCGCGTGGAGGTGACCGGTGAGAAGGGGGGTGAGGAGCGCACCCTGCGCTGGGACCTGCTCGACCACTACGACCCGCGCACCGGGATCACCGCCATGATGCGGACCACCGGCTTTTCCCTCGCAATCACCGCGCTGTTGCAGGTGGAAGGCGCGGTAGCGCCGGGGGTGTGGACCGCTGACGAGGCCATCCCCGCCGATCCCTACGTGGCTGCGCTGCGGGAGCGCGGCATCGAGGTGCGGCAGACGTCGGCGTAG